One Spirosoma agri DNA window includes the following coding sequences:
- a CDS encoding Fur family transcriptional regulator, which produces MTSAAKTLKDFNLRHTNGREEVLDLFLNAGHALAHNDVEHGLGPDHDRVTIYRTLRTFLDKGLLHKVLDDEGGTKYALCRETCAQGHHHHDHVHFKCDNCGQTTCLDQVHIPSIALPQGYDRKEMNLLIQGTCMDCNK; this is translated from the coding sequence ATGACATCGGCTGCTAAAACCTTGAAAGACTTTAACCTCCGGCACACCAATGGCCGCGAGGAAGTGCTGGATTTGTTTCTTAATGCTGGTCATGCGCTGGCGCACAACGACGTCGAACACGGACTTGGTCCAGACCACGATCGCGTAACGATTTACCGAACGCTCCGGACATTTCTGGATAAAGGACTACTGCATAAGGTGCTCGATGATGAGGGCGGGACAAAGTATGCGCTTTGCCGCGAGACGTGCGCGCAGGGCCACCACCACCACGACCACGTTCATTTCAAATGCGACAATTGTGGGCAGACTACTTGTCTGGATCAGGTACATATTCCGTCCATTGCACTGCCGCAAGGCTACGATCGGAAAGAGATGAACTTGCTGATCCAGGGCACCTGTATGGACTGTAATAAGTAG
- a CDS encoding MutS-related protein — protein MTTETTFQERQHQFTDAEKAAHQRHNQLAFWRLIWFIASVAAVWLLIRIDQQLGAVLALVVGLAGFLFLLKKHQAIRHLRDQNHHLAFINQDEAARLKRNYLRPETGEQYANPTHAYTGDLDVFGKHSLFRLLNRTHTHEGQRQLAAWLQAAAGPDTVGLRQQAAAELKSNIDWRQQFEALAYLEETITRSPDALVKWATAEVSPLPGYLNVVRFAFPAVTLGLFVAWLTGYVPGAFVLLALFVQGIVLSQTSARAKDVSEQTVEISTALRAFRALFQQAEHVTGEAARLRAIREALTSTDKGASEAIGHLSQLTEGLNYRRNPYFYLLFGIATLWDVHYLFRLERWRNEHGPHLGRWFDALGELEALNSLAGFAYAHPTYTTPSIVEGQLTLAIESAAHPLLAPDRSIANSLTLTGNGQTILITGSNMSGKSTFLRTVGANVVLALAGAVVSADGFACSPVRVFTSMRTHDSLEESTSSFYAELKRLQTLITLSKQPTTATQKQMPMLYFLDEILKGTNSADRHRGAEALIRQLHRTTASGFVSTHDLELGQLTDSSDFVRNYHFQSDLHNGELLFDYKLRTGICESFNASQLMQAIGIEIDALQK, from the coding sequence ATGACCACCGAAACTACGTTCCAGGAACGTCAGCACCAATTTACTGACGCTGAAAAAGCGGCTCACCAGCGACATAATCAACTAGCGTTCTGGCGTCTCATCTGGTTCATAGCCAGTGTTGCCGCTGTTTGGTTACTCATTCGAATCGATCAGCAACTAGGGGCTGTGCTAGCGTTAGTGGTCGGCCTGGCGGGGTTTCTGTTTCTGCTAAAAAAACATCAGGCGATTCGCCATCTACGGGATCAAAATCACCACCTAGCTTTTATCAATCAGGATGAAGCTGCCCGGCTTAAACGGAACTACCTGCGTCCGGAAACCGGTGAGCAGTATGCAAACCCTACCCATGCCTACACAGGTGATCTGGATGTCTTTGGTAAACACTCGCTCTTCCGGCTGTTGAACCGGACGCATACGCATGAAGGCCAGCGGCAATTAGCAGCCTGGCTTCAGGCGGCTGCCGGACCCGATACGGTTGGGCTGCGTCAACAGGCGGCTGCCGAACTGAAATCGAACATTGACTGGCGGCAACAGTTTGAAGCCTTGGCCTATCTGGAAGAGACAATTACCCGTTCGCCCGATGCGCTCGTGAAGTGGGCAACCGCCGAAGTGTCGCCATTACCGGGTTATCTCAATGTCGTACGGTTTGCGTTTCCGGCTGTCACGCTGGGATTATTTGTTGCCTGGCTGACCGGTTATGTGCCCGGCGCGTTTGTGTTGCTGGCACTATTTGTTCAGGGAATCGTACTCAGCCAGACGTCAGCTCGTGCCAAAGATGTGAGTGAGCAGACGGTTGAGATCTCAACGGCCCTTCGTGCATTCCGTGCCTTATTCCAACAGGCCGAACACGTGACTGGTGAAGCTGCGCGGCTGCGAGCGATCAGAGAGGCATTGACGTCGACGGATAAGGGGGCCTCTGAAGCGATCGGGCATTTATCACAATTAACGGAAGGCTTGAATTATCGGCGTAATCCTTATTTCTACCTTCTTTTCGGGATTGCTACGTTATGGGATGTGCATTACCTGTTCCGGCTGGAGCGTTGGCGTAATGAACACGGTCCGCACCTTGGCCGCTGGTTCGATGCACTGGGTGAACTCGAAGCCCTGAATAGTCTGGCTGGTTTTGCCTACGCACATCCGACTTACACAACGCCATCCATCGTTGAGGGGCAGCTTACGCTGGCTATCGAGTCGGCAGCTCACCCTTTGTTGGCGCCGGATCGAAGCATCGCCAATTCACTTACGCTGACTGGTAACGGGCAAACCATATTGATCACCGGCTCCAATATGTCGGGTAAGAGTACCTTTCTGCGTACGGTCGGTGCCAATGTCGTGCTGGCGCTGGCGGGTGCCGTTGTGAGTGCCGACGGCTTTGCCTGCTCGCCCGTACGCGTGTTTACGAGTATGCGTACACATGATTCACTAGAAGAAAGTACATCGTCGTTCTACGCTGAATTAAAGCGTCTTCAGACGCTGATCACACTGTCGAAACAACCGACGACTGCTACCCAGAAACAGATGCCAATGCTGTATTTTCTGGATGAAATTCTGAAAGGCACAAATTCCGCTGACCGCCATCGTGGGGCCGAAGCCTTGATTCGTCAGTTGCACCGGACCACTGCCTCCGGCTTTGTCTCCACGCACGATTTGGAGTTGGGTCAGCTAACCGATTCCAGCGATTTTGTTCGTAACTATCATTTCCAGTCCGATCTGCACAACGGCGAACTGCTGTTCGATTACAAACTTCGTACCGGTATCTGTGAGAGTTTCAACGCCAGTCAGCTTATGCAGGCGATCGGTATTGAAATTGATGCGCTTCAGAAATAG